The DNA sequence GGGTTGGGCCATGACTTCCACTTCCTTTTTGCCATCCAGCTAATCAAAACTATCAATAGCCCATGACGTACGGGTTGAGGGATATGATTAGCAGTTCATAtatttttatttattttatcattctttttcctctttgcTTGTGTGCCTTTTCCAGGCGGAGCAGAAGGAACAAGCTATCGCAGATTGAACTTTGCGCCTGCCCTATTGGTCGCATGGCACCTTCCTGCCTTTTCTGCTCGCTGCTCTTGCTGAGTCAATAGCTTGAAAACTTTCTGACGATCGTAAATAATTGGCAGGGCATTTCTTCAACCCTCCATCCCCGCTTTTCACCATCGCGCACGCCTTTTTACTATCTCAAAACGCCTTCAAAACAAACTCGAACGCCCCTTCATTTCAAAAGTATGTgttcaatcttcttcttcaggtcTTATAATGATAGTCTGACGCGTCCAAACGATCATTTGAGGTGTCACTATGCGACTTTGAAGCCTCAAACTATCCCTAAAAGGCCTCAAGTCTATATTCGAGGGGGTTTATTTGCAAGCTCAGGGCGTCAAGATGTAGGATTCAGGCATAGAAAGCTAATATTAATCCCTCAGTAGATACCGAAGATGTCTGTCGTCTCTCTCCAAGCGGCGCTGAAGGTCAGCGGActggcctggcctggccttGACAATGTCCTGGCCAGACGCAGTTGGGACCAGAAAGTCGAGAAGATACTGGCGGAGTTGAGGGTGCCCGCGGGCAAAAAGCACATGGTGAAAGCGATCACCAAAATGGTCGAGGAGGCGACCGATTTCGCGCGCAGATTGCGCGACGAGCCGGAGGACCACTTTGGCTTCGTCGAGATGTTCGGCGCCCACTCGCGCCTGGGGGTTGCGCTCGCTCGTGCGTCGCCTGCCGTTGTGCAAGTGTTTGAGAACCTCTTCTTCGCGGTTGTGATGGCTCGCCATCGGTACTTGGAGGATTGCTTCGAGTACGACAAGGTATGTTGCCATTGCAAGGTTGAATTGAATCAATTGCTAACACCTTGTGTTGACAGGAACCCGTCAAGGAGTTCCAGCTCTCTGCCCTGGCCAAGGCCATTGACCAGTTCAATGGGGCCGTGAGGGGCTTTTGGTCCAATACCGAGCTGGAGCTGTACATGAACGAGGCGGCGGACGATGTCGAGATCTTtaaggaggaagatggcgccACTACTGGCGGCCAGCAAGatgtggagatggaggacgttcgtgctggtgttgagggcATGATACTCAACAACACGCAGGatgtggagatgggggatgttaatgctgctggtggttcGTTTAGAGATTGCATTTGATGACACATGGTTCTTTCCGTTTCAGCATTGGCATTGTTTTGCTTGATGGTCTCTTTTCGTTCAAGGCGTTCATTCGGGTTCACAATGGGCAGCATATTCTGGAGTTGAGGCATGGCTTTCTCTGTCTTTGGCACCGGATTGGTTGGCGCGCTAGGGATAGGAGCATTGTTTCGTTGCTATGAGTTTCAGGAGGCGTTGACTTCTCAGGCTAGCACATCAATCGATTGCTGATGCAGCCTTTACCTTGATCCTTTCACTCGTCAAGCAAGTGAAATCATGTTGTGTCGCCAACCCCTAATGCCCAAAGTAAACATTCATCCACAGCAACGCAACCGGCTGCATAGTGGAACTCGGCGTTACAGTGGGGCCGCGCATCTTCCGGCTGTTGTCGGGTCATGCCGAGCGGCTGTTCCGGGAAGCGAAGACGCATGCCACAACGTTACACTAATCCACAAGCCACACTGTATTTTAACCCCTCCCTTGATCCATGCCGAGACATGCTTTATTCCTATCTCTTTTCACACCAAATCCCTCGTTTCTTTTCCACAATTATCGCTTCAAATCGTCACCTCCATCCATCTTTGTGTTTACCTTACCCACCGAGTCTCCACAACAATGAcgtcatccaccaccgctgcccccttttccctcaccaaacacctcctctccctcgaaCCAGAGGAGTTCAAAGCCGCGACTCAACACCCCTTTTTGCTCGCTGCAGCAAAGGGGACGCTCCCCAAAGATGTGCTGAGTCATTGGCTGGTGAATGACCGGTTGTATATCCATGCTTATATCCGAGCTGCGGGACAGTTGCTCGCTAGTCTGGAGCTGCCGAAGCATTTACCTGGGGTTGAACAGCcgggggaagaggatgaggcgTTCGAAGTTAGACTGGTGGATTGGCTGATTGAGGCTTTGGGtgcggtgaggagggaggagaggatgtttcttgaggttggggggaggtatGAACTGGTGGATTTTGTGGGAGTGAActcgagggaggtggggagggtgaaggggttgggggttatTGAGGGGTTGTTTAGGGATGTtggaaggaaggagaaggggaaggggttgggggcttggttgttgggggcggggggaggagaattGCCGGTGAGTGAGAAGATTccttggttggagggggcggtgacGTTTTGGGGGACGGAGAGAGTTTATCTTGAGGCTTGGAGCTGGGCGAGagggcagcaggaggagaggcctaatgggaaggaggatgaggatggtggggcgttgaggagggagtttATTCCTAATTGGAGTAGTGATGAGTTTAGGGGGtttgtggagaggttgggggtgttgattgATCAGGctgtggagagggagattgggatggtgggtgaggatgggcaGAAACAGGAGGAAGTGAAGAAAGAAAtcttggggagggtggaagggAAGTGGAGGAccttgttggagggggagaaggggttttGGCCGGATGTGTGATGGTTGAAGAAGCATGTGCGAACTGTAGTGTTTTATTTTCTGGGAGACGCAGCTTCGGATTCCCTTGCGCCACTTTTTACAGTAATATAACAGACATCGAGTGGACTGCTTATCCCTGATTCAAACCTGCCGGTTTTCCCGAGTGTGTCTGGGCCTTCTGGGCGATACACTTTCTAACCCAAGGATTTGGAGTGGTTACGTCTATCCGTATACATTTCATCGAACTGAAACCCAGTCCCAATGATATTCAAGGTCCCAGTATCAAGGGACCCACCCTCTGGGCCTCCCTCACACTTGATAGCCTCTCTACCATTCGAACTGAAAGAGCacccagactgtcatttccagggaaatccgatgcagatttcggaagacatactgccaaactgaggaagatttctctcctgatcttctacattcacacctCAGTCC is a window from the Podospora pseudocomata strain CBS 415.72m chromosome 6, whole genome shotgun sequence genome containing:
- a CDS encoding hypothetical protein (EggNog:ENOG503P5J3; COG:K), with the translated sequence MPSGCSGKRRRMPQRYTNPQATLYFNPSLDPCRDMLYSYLFSHQIPRFFSTIIAPFLLAAAKGTLPKDVLSHWLVNDRLYIHAYIRAAGQLLASLELPKHLPGVEQPGEEDEAFEVRLVDWLIEALGAVRREERMFLEVGGRYELVDFVGVNSREVGRVKGLGVIEGLFRDVGRKEKGKGLGAWLLGAGGGELPVSEKIPWLEGAVTFWGTERVYLEAWSWARGQQEERPNGKEDEDGGALRREFIPNWSSDEFRGFVERLGVLIDQAVEREIGMVGEDGQKQEEVKKEILGRVEGKWRTLLEGEKGFWPDV
- a CDS encoding hypothetical protein (COG:S; EggNog:ENOG503PYJD), whose translation is MSVVSLQAALKVSGLAWPGLDNVLARRSWDQKVEKILAELRVPAGKKHMVKAITKMVEEATDFARRLRDEPEDHFGFVEMFGAHSRLGVALARASPAVVQVFENLFFAVVMARHRYLEDCFEYDKEPVKEFQLSALAKAIDQFNGAVRGFWSNTELELYMNEAADDVEIFKEEDGATTGGQQDVEMEDVRAGVEGMILNNTQDVEMGDVNAAGGSFRDCI